In Aedes albopictus strain Foshan chromosome 3, AalbF5, whole genome shotgun sequence, the following are encoded in one genomic region:
- the LOC109431912 gene encoding myophilin — protein MSVNRAPKSGFAAEAQRKINSKYSEELAAECLEWIKEVTGEPINTSGEMDNFYEVLKDGVLLCNLANAIEAGTVKKINTSKMAFKCMENISAFLEGAKKFGVPPQETFQTVDLWERQNLNSVVICLQSLGRKAGKYGKPSIGPKEADKNERQFSDEQMRAGQTVISLQYGSNKGATQSGINFGNTRHM, from the coding sequence ATCAACTCCAAATACAGCGAAGAGCTCGCCGCGGAATGTTTGGAATGGATCAAGGAAGTGACCGGCGAACCGATCAACACCTCCGGCGAGATGGACAACTTCTACGAGGTGCTCAAGGATGGCGTCCTGCTGTGTAACCTGGCCAACGCGATCGAAGCCGGTACGGTCAAGAAGATCAACACCAGCAAGATGGCCTTCAAGTGCATGGAGAACATCTCGGCCTTCCTCGAGGGTGCCAAGAAGTTCGGCGTCCCACCGCAGGAGACCTTCCAGACAGTGGACCTGTGGGAACGGCAAAACCTCAACTCGGTAGTCATCTGCCTGCAGTCGTTGGGCCGAAAAGCCGGTAAGTATGGTAAGCCATCGATCGGACCCAAGGAAGCCGACAAGAACGAACGCCAGTTCAGCGACGAGCAGATGCGTGCCGGTCAGACCGTGATCTCGCTGCAGTACGGTTCCAACAAGGGAGCGACCCAGAGTGGTATCAACTTCGGCAACACCAGACATATGTAA